In the genome of Lacerta agilis isolate rLacAgi1 chromosome 2, rLacAgi1.pri, whole genome shotgun sequence, one region contains:
- the TMEM94 gene encoding transmembrane protein 94 isoform X3, with protein sequence MLFKQTDLWMSQHAKSGKDEMTSNLGLTTTKALTILRDQLSALLEGHQKERKKAISWKEVWRASFLHHGNRCSCFHWPGASLMLLTVLILLCCYGSQPQGSEGSEIVNALALFLLVLLDVLLIGRQERLKRQEVEKRLRDIIGRINDALNDGKELSWTNSMYPDLHMPFAPSWSLHWVYRDGHLVNLPVSLLVTGDVVALRPGQESFTSLRGIKDDEHIVLEPGDLFPPFSPPPSPNGEVKKGPQNPQQYRLFRVTKTPVIDNVRLCLDMALSRSVTALDNERFTVQSVMLKLAVPIVLIGFLITNAIRFVFMAPGVVPWQYTLLQLQVNGVLPILPLLFPVLWILATAFGEARVLAQMSKTSPTSLLAKFSEDTLSSYTEVVSTQEMMRCIWSHFLDVLKGRSPTLTFTSSLLHSLGSVTVLCCVDKQGILSWPNPSPETVLFFSGKVEPPHSSHEDLTDELSTRSFCHPELDEEPHERDALLSGPLSDIVHITNEQDRAEWSTGNTPKSSEAHTHKKPTGRSKHPSGSNVSFSKDIEGGEEEPVQVEADSEGLACEAEDFVCDYHLEMLSLSQDQQNPSCIQFDDSNWQMHLTSLKPLGLNVLLNLCNASVTERLCRFSDHLCNIALQETHNAVLPVHIPWGLCELARLIGFTPGAKELFKQENYLALYRLPSDEMVKETMLGKLSFITKRRPPLSHMISLFVKDTTTSTEQMLSHGTADVILEACTDFWDGSDIYPLSGSDRKKVLDFYQRACLSGYCSAFSYKPMHCALSSQLNGKCIELVQVPGQSAIFTSCDLPGTTPIKQSSRRSSWSSDGIGEAMEKEDCIQALSGQIFMGMVSSQYQARSDVVRLIEGLVNACIRFVYFSLEDELKSKVFAEKMGLETGWNCHISLTPNGDVPGSEIPPSSPSHAGSLRDDLQQVSREDAEGLLLMEEEGHSDLISFQPTDSDIPSFLEDCNRAKLPRGIHQVRPHLQNIDNVPLLVPLFTDCTPETMCEMIKIMQEYGEVTCCLGSSANLRNNCLFLQSDISIALDPLYPSRCSWETFGYATSTNMTRISDDLTPLQLSGQLNSLSCSLTIYPEETIGLIRLIEQARHATYGIRKCFLFLLQCQLTLVIIQFLSCLGQLPPILSTTDILWLSCFCYPLLSVSLLGKPPHSSIMSMATGKNLTSIPKKTQQYFLFCFLLKFSLTICTCLVCFGYMLQDYCANFNSSAFNVNVTGCSSIMLHSSAESSPNWFGEFSSILLLAQKFTAGMIVLHTVFISVTHVHRTKPLWKKSPFTNFWWTLTVVIVLLGQVIQTLLDLKLWVNLKSPVTYKMDDIPMASWLLGLLSLILVVIINETVKLHEIRVRVRYQKRQKLQFETKLGMNSPF encoded by the exons gaGGTGTGGCGAGCCAGTTTCCTGCACCATGGCAACCGCTGTTCCTGTTTCCATTGGCCAGGGGCATCCCTGATGCTGCTGACAGTGCTGATACTATTATGCTGTTATGGGAGCCAACCACAAGGAAG TGAAGGTTCTGAAATTGTGAACGCCTTGGCGCTGTTCCTCTTGGTGCTGCTCGACGTCCTCTTGATTGGACGGCAAGAGAGGCTAAAGCGCCAGGAAGTCGAGAAGAGACTCCGGGACATCATTGGCAGGATAAATG atgccttgaatgatggcaAAGAGCTGAGCTGGACAAACTCCATGTACCCTGACCTTCACATGCCCTTTGCCCCCTCCTGGTCACTCCATTGGGTCTACAGGGATGGCCATCTTGTCAATCTTCCAGTCAGCTTGTTAGTAACGGGTGATGTCGTTGCCCTGAGGCCAGGGCAGGAGTCCTTCACTTCTCTCAGAGGGATTAAG GATGATGAGCACATTGTCCTGGAGCCTGGggatctctttccccccttttctcctccacCATCTCCAAATGGGGAGGTGAAGAAGGGACCTCAGAATCCACAACAGTATCGACTCTTTCGTGTCACCAAAACACCAGTGATTGACAATGTCAG GTTATGTTTAGACATGGCTTTGTCACGTTCCGTGACTGCTCTGGATAACGAAAGGTTCACTGTACAGTCCGTGATGCTCAAGCTTGCTGTTCCCATTGTGCTG ATTGGTTTCCTGATCACCAATGCCATACGCTTTGTTTTCATGGCTCCTGGAGTTGTCCCTTGGCAATACACATTGCTTCAGCTGCAG GTCAATGGGGTCCTGCCCATCCTCCCACTGCTGTTCCCTGTCTTGTGGATTCTTGCCACTGCCTTCGGTGAAGCCAGAGTCCTGGCCCAGATGAGCAAGACCTCACCCACTTCCCTG CTGGCTAAGTTCTCAGAGGACACACTGAGCAGCTACACAGAGGTGGTATCTACCCAG GAAATGATGCGGTGCATCTGGAGCCACTTCCTGGATGTTCTGAAGGGCAGGTCTCCAACCCTCACCTTCACCTCTAGTTTGCTTCACAGCCTGGGATCTGTCACA GTGCTTTGCTGTGTGGATAAGCAAGGAATTCTGTCCTGGCCTAATCCCAGTCCAGAGACGGTTTTGTTCTTCAGTGGTAAAGTGGAACCTCCTCATAGCAGCCATGAAGACCTGACAGATGAACTCTCCACACGCTCCTTCTGCCACCCAGAATTGGACGAAGAG CCCCACGAAAGGGACGCTCTGCTCTCGGGGCCTTTGTCAGACATCGTTCACATCACCAATGAGCAAGACAGAGCGGAGTGGTCTACCGGCAACACCCCAAAGTCTTCTGAGGCTCATACTCACAAGAAGCCAACCGGCCGCAGCAAACACCCTTCGGGATCCAATGTGAGCTTCAGTAAGGACAtcgagggtggggaggaggagcccgtgCAG GTTGAGGCTGACAGCGAGGGACTGGCATGTGAGGCGGAAGACTTTGTGTGCGATTACCACTTGGAGATGCTGAGCCTCTCCCAGGACCAGCAGAATCCCTCCTGCATCCAGTTTGACGACTCCAACTGGCAGATGCACTTGACCTCCCTGAAGCCCCTGGGCTTGAACGTGCTGCTTAACTTGTGCAACGCCAGTGTGACGGAACGCCTGTGCCGATTCTCCGACCACCTCTGCAACATCGCCCTGCAGGAGACGCACAATGCCGTGTTGCCTGTCCATATTCCGTGGGGACTCTGTGAGCTGGCTAGGCTCATAG gcttTACACCTGGTGCCAAAGAGCTTTTCAAGCAGGAGAACTACTTGGCCCTTTACCGGCTGCCATCAGATGAGATGGTGAAGGAGACGATGCTTGGGAAACTCTCATTCATCACCAAAAGGAGACCACCTTTGAGCCACATGATCAGCCTTTTTGTCAAAGACACTACTACCA GCACCGAGCAGATGCTTTCCCATGGGACTGCCGACGTCATCCTGGAGGCCTGCACGGACTTCTGGGATGGTTCGGATATCTATCCGCTGTCTGGCTCTGACAG GAAGAAAGTGTTGGATTTCTACCAACGTGCCTGTCTTTCGGGCTATTGCTCCGCCTTCTCTTACAAGCCCATGCACTGCGCCTTGTCCTCCCAGCTCAATGGGAAGTGCATAGAGCTAGTGCAGGTCCCCGGGCAGAGTGCCATCTTCACGTCCTGTGATCTCCCTGGGACGACGCCCATCAAGCAGAGCAGCCGGAGGAGCAGCTGGAGCTCCGATG GGATTGGGGAAGCGATGGAGAAGGAGGACTGCATCCAGGCTCTGAGCGGCCAGATCTTCATGGGAATGGTCTCATCCCAGTATCAGGCCCGATCCGATGTCGTCCGCCTCATTGAGGGACTTGTCAATGCCTGCATTCGTTTTGTCTACTTCTCCCTGGAAGATGAGCTCAAGAGCAAG GTGTTTGCTGAGAAGATGGGTCTGGAGACCGGCTGGAATTGCCACATATCCCTGACACCCAATGGAGATGTGCCTGGTTCCGAAATCCCTCCTTCCAGCCCCAGCCATGCAGGCTCCTTGCGAGATGATCTACAGCAGG TTTCCCGAGAAGATGCAGaggggcttctgctgatggaggAGGAAGGACACTCTGACCTTATTAGCTTTCAGCCAACTGACAGTGACATCCCCAGCTTCCTGGAGGATTGCAATAGG GCCAAACTGCCACGAGGAATCCACCAGGTGAGGCCCCACCTGCAGAATATTGACAACGTGCCTTTGCTTGTTCCTCTGTTTACAGATTGCACCCCAGAAA CCATGTGTGAGATGATTAAGATCATGCAGGAATACGGGGAGGTCACTTGCTGCCTTGGCAGCTCTGCCAACTTGCGCAacaactgccttttccttcaGAGCGACATCAG CATAGCCCTGGATCCTCTTTATCCCTCTCGCTGCTCTTGGGAGACGTTTGGGTATGCCACCAGCACTAACATGACCCGTATCTCCGATGACCTCACGCCTCTTCAGCTGTCTGGCCAGCTGAACAGCCTATCGTGCTCCCTGACTATTTATCCGGAAGAAACCATTGGGCTCATCAGACTTATAGAACAG GCCCGGCATGCAACTTACGGTATTCGCAaatgcttcctcttcctcctccagtgtcAGCTGACTCTGGTCATAATCCAG TTCCTTTCTTgcctggggcagctgccccccattcTCAGTACCACCGACATCTTGTGGCTTTCCTGCTTCTGCTACCCGTTGCTAAG TGTGTCCCTCCTGGGCAAGCCCCCTCACAGTTCCATCATGTCCATGGCAACTGGGAAGAACCTGACCTCCATTCCTAAAAAG ACCCAGCAATActtcctgttctgcttcctgctgaaattcagCCTTACCATCTGCACCTGCTTGGTTTGCTTTGGCTACATGCTGCAGGATTACTGTGCAAACTTCAACTCCTCTGCCTTCAATGTGAATGTCACAGGCTGCTCCTCCATCATGCTGCACAG TAGTGCAGAAAGCTCCCCCAACTGGTTTGGAGAATTTTCCAGCATCCTTCTCCTGGCCCAGAAGTTCACGGCTGGGATGATTGTCTTACATACTG TGTTTATCTCTGTCACCCACGTCCATCGTACCAAACCACTGTGGAAGAAAAGCCCCTTCACTAACTTCTGGTGGACTCTGACAGTTGTCATTGT GCTCCTGGGCCAAGTCATCCAGACCCTCCTGGACCTGAAGCTCTGGGTGAACCTCAAGTCTCCAGTGACCTACAAAATGGATGACATTCCCATGGCCTCCTGGCTGTTGGGTTTGCTCTCTCTTATCCTTGTTGTGATCATCAATGAGACTGTCAAACTCCATGAAATCAG
- the TMEM94 gene encoding transmembrane protein 94 isoform X5, producing MLFKQTDLWMSQHAKSGKDEMTSNLGLTTTKALTILRDQLSALLEGHQKERKKAISWKEVWRASFLHHGNRCSCFHWPGASLMLLTVLILLCCYGSQPQGSEGSEIVNALALFLLVLLDVLLIGRQERLKRQEVEKRLRDIIGRINDALNDGKELSWTNSMYPDLHMPFAPSWSLHWVYRDGHLVNLPVSLLVTGDVVALRPGQESFTSLRGIKDDEHIVLEPGDLFPPFSPPPSPNGEVKKGPQNPQQYRLFRVTKTPVIDNVRLCLDMALSRSVTALDNERFTVQSVMLKLAVPIVLIGFLITNAIRFVFMAPGVVPWQYTLLQLQVNGVLPILPLLFPVLWILATAFGEARVLAQMSKTSPTSLEMMRCIWSHFLDVLKGRSPTLTFTSSLLHSLGSVTVLCCVDKQGILSWPNPSPETVLFFSGKVEPPHSSHEDLTDELSTRSFCHPELDEEPHERDALLSGPLSDIVHITNEQDRAEWSTGNTPKSSEAHTHKKPTGRSKHPSGSNVSFSKDIEGGEEEPVQVEADSEGLACEAEDFVCDYHLEMLSLSQDQQNPSCIQFDDSNWQMHLTSLKPLGLNVLLNLCNASVTERLCRFSDHLCNIALQETHNAVLPVHIPWGLCELARLIGFTPGAKELFKQENYLALYRLPSDEMVKETMLGKLSFITKRRPPLSHMISLFVKDTTTSTEQMLSHGTADVILEACTDFWDGSDIYPLSGSDRKKVLDFYQRACLSGYCSAFSYKPMHCALSSQLNGKCIELVQVPGQSAIFTSCDLPGTTPIKQSSRRSSWSSDEGIGEAMEKEDCIQALSGQIFMGMVSSQYQARSDVVRLIEGLVNACIRFVYFSLEDELKSKVFAEKMGLETGWNCHISLTPNGDVPGSEIPPSSPSHAGSLRDDLQQVSREDAEGLLLMEEEGHSDLISFQPTDSDIPSFLEDCNRAKLPRGIHQVRPHLQNIDNVPLLVPLFTDCTPETMCEMIKIMQEYGEVTCCLGSSANLRNNCLFLQSDISIALDPLYPSRCSWETFGYATSTNMTRISDDLTPLQLSGQLNSLSCSLTIYPEETIGLIRLIEQARHATYGIRKCFLFLLQCQLTLVIIQFLSCLGQLPPILSTTDILWLSCFCYPLLSVSLLGKPPHSSIMSMATGKNLTSIPKKTQQYFLFCFLLKFSLTICTCLVCFGYMLQDYCANFNSSAFNVNVTGCSSIMLHSSAESSPNWFGEFSSILLLAQKFTAGMIVLHTVFISVTHVHRTKPLWKKSPFTNFWWTLTVVIVLLGQVIQTLLDLKLWVNLKSPVTYKMDDIPMASWLLGLLSLILVVIINETVKLHEIRVRVRYQKRQKLQFETKLGMNSPF from the exons gaGGTGTGGCGAGCCAGTTTCCTGCACCATGGCAACCGCTGTTCCTGTTTCCATTGGCCAGGGGCATCCCTGATGCTGCTGACAGTGCTGATACTATTATGCTGTTATGGGAGCCAACCACAAGGAAG TGAAGGTTCTGAAATTGTGAACGCCTTGGCGCTGTTCCTCTTGGTGCTGCTCGACGTCCTCTTGATTGGACGGCAAGAGAGGCTAAAGCGCCAGGAAGTCGAGAAGAGACTCCGGGACATCATTGGCAGGATAAATG atgccttgaatgatggcaAAGAGCTGAGCTGGACAAACTCCATGTACCCTGACCTTCACATGCCCTTTGCCCCCTCCTGGTCACTCCATTGGGTCTACAGGGATGGCCATCTTGTCAATCTTCCAGTCAGCTTGTTAGTAACGGGTGATGTCGTTGCCCTGAGGCCAGGGCAGGAGTCCTTCACTTCTCTCAGAGGGATTAAG GATGATGAGCACATTGTCCTGGAGCCTGGggatctctttccccccttttctcctccacCATCTCCAAATGGGGAGGTGAAGAAGGGACCTCAGAATCCACAACAGTATCGACTCTTTCGTGTCACCAAAACACCAGTGATTGACAATGTCAG GTTATGTTTAGACATGGCTTTGTCACGTTCCGTGACTGCTCTGGATAACGAAAGGTTCACTGTACAGTCCGTGATGCTCAAGCTTGCTGTTCCCATTGTGCTG ATTGGTTTCCTGATCACCAATGCCATACGCTTTGTTTTCATGGCTCCTGGAGTTGTCCCTTGGCAATACACATTGCTTCAGCTGCAG GTCAATGGGGTCCTGCCCATCCTCCCACTGCTGTTCCCTGTCTTGTGGATTCTTGCCACTGCCTTCGGTGAAGCCAGAGTCCTGGCCCAGATGAGCAAGACCTCACCCACTTCCCTG GAAATGATGCGGTGCATCTGGAGCCACTTCCTGGATGTTCTGAAGGGCAGGTCTCCAACCCTCACCTTCACCTCTAGTTTGCTTCACAGCCTGGGATCTGTCACA GTGCTTTGCTGTGTGGATAAGCAAGGAATTCTGTCCTGGCCTAATCCCAGTCCAGAGACGGTTTTGTTCTTCAGTGGTAAAGTGGAACCTCCTCATAGCAGCCATGAAGACCTGACAGATGAACTCTCCACACGCTCCTTCTGCCACCCAGAATTGGACGAAGAG CCCCACGAAAGGGACGCTCTGCTCTCGGGGCCTTTGTCAGACATCGTTCACATCACCAATGAGCAAGACAGAGCGGAGTGGTCTACCGGCAACACCCCAAAGTCTTCTGAGGCTCATACTCACAAGAAGCCAACCGGCCGCAGCAAACACCCTTCGGGATCCAATGTGAGCTTCAGTAAGGACAtcgagggtggggaggaggagcccgtgCAG GTTGAGGCTGACAGCGAGGGACTGGCATGTGAGGCGGAAGACTTTGTGTGCGATTACCACTTGGAGATGCTGAGCCTCTCCCAGGACCAGCAGAATCCCTCCTGCATCCAGTTTGACGACTCCAACTGGCAGATGCACTTGACCTCCCTGAAGCCCCTGGGCTTGAACGTGCTGCTTAACTTGTGCAACGCCAGTGTGACGGAACGCCTGTGCCGATTCTCCGACCACCTCTGCAACATCGCCCTGCAGGAGACGCACAATGCCGTGTTGCCTGTCCATATTCCGTGGGGACTCTGTGAGCTGGCTAGGCTCATAG gcttTACACCTGGTGCCAAAGAGCTTTTCAAGCAGGAGAACTACTTGGCCCTTTACCGGCTGCCATCAGATGAGATGGTGAAGGAGACGATGCTTGGGAAACTCTCATTCATCACCAAAAGGAGACCACCTTTGAGCCACATGATCAGCCTTTTTGTCAAAGACACTACTACCA GCACCGAGCAGATGCTTTCCCATGGGACTGCCGACGTCATCCTGGAGGCCTGCACGGACTTCTGGGATGGTTCGGATATCTATCCGCTGTCTGGCTCTGACAG GAAGAAAGTGTTGGATTTCTACCAACGTGCCTGTCTTTCGGGCTATTGCTCCGCCTTCTCTTACAAGCCCATGCACTGCGCCTTGTCCTCCCAGCTCAATGGGAAGTGCATAGAGCTAGTGCAGGTCCCCGGGCAGAGTGCCATCTTCACGTCCTGTGATCTCCCTGGGACGACGCCCATCAAGCAGAGCAGCCGGAGGAGCAGCTGGAGCTCCGATG AAGGGATTGGGGAAGCGATGGAGAAGGAGGACTGCATCCAGGCTCTGAGCGGCCAGATCTTCATGGGAATGGTCTCATCCCAGTATCAGGCCCGATCCGATGTCGTCCGCCTCATTGAGGGACTTGTCAATGCCTGCATTCGTTTTGTCTACTTCTCCCTGGAAGATGAGCTCAAGAGCAAG GTGTTTGCTGAGAAGATGGGTCTGGAGACCGGCTGGAATTGCCACATATCCCTGACACCCAATGGAGATGTGCCTGGTTCCGAAATCCCTCCTTCCAGCCCCAGCCATGCAGGCTCCTTGCGAGATGATCTACAGCAGG TTTCCCGAGAAGATGCAGaggggcttctgctgatggaggAGGAAGGACACTCTGACCTTATTAGCTTTCAGCCAACTGACAGTGACATCCCCAGCTTCCTGGAGGATTGCAATAGG GCCAAACTGCCACGAGGAATCCACCAGGTGAGGCCCCACCTGCAGAATATTGACAACGTGCCTTTGCTTGTTCCTCTGTTTACAGATTGCACCCCAGAAA CCATGTGTGAGATGATTAAGATCATGCAGGAATACGGGGAGGTCACTTGCTGCCTTGGCAGCTCTGCCAACTTGCGCAacaactgccttttccttcaGAGCGACATCAG CATAGCCCTGGATCCTCTTTATCCCTCTCGCTGCTCTTGGGAGACGTTTGGGTATGCCACCAGCACTAACATGACCCGTATCTCCGATGACCTCACGCCTCTTCAGCTGTCTGGCCAGCTGAACAGCCTATCGTGCTCCCTGACTATTTATCCGGAAGAAACCATTGGGCTCATCAGACTTATAGAACAG GCCCGGCATGCAACTTACGGTATTCGCAaatgcttcctcttcctcctccagtgtcAGCTGACTCTGGTCATAATCCAG TTCCTTTCTTgcctggggcagctgccccccattcTCAGTACCACCGACATCTTGTGGCTTTCCTGCTTCTGCTACCCGTTGCTAAG TGTGTCCCTCCTGGGCAAGCCCCCTCACAGTTCCATCATGTCCATGGCAACTGGGAAGAACCTGACCTCCATTCCTAAAAAG ACCCAGCAATActtcctgttctgcttcctgctgaaattcagCCTTACCATCTGCACCTGCTTGGTTTGCTTTGGCTACATGCTGCAGGATTACTGTGCAAACTTCAACTCCTCTGCCTTCAATGTGAATGTCACAGGCTGCTCCTCCATCATGCTGCACAG TAGTGCAGAAAGCTCCCCCAACTGGTTTGGAGAATTTTCCAGCATCCTTCTCCTGGCCCAGAAGTTCACGGCTGGGATGATTGTCTTACATACTG TGTTTATCTCTGTCACCCACGTCCATCGTACCAAACCACTGTGGAAGAAAAGCCCCTTCACTAACTTCTGGTGGACTCTGACAGTTGTCATTGT GCTCCTGGGCCAAGTCATCCAGACCCTCCTGGACCTGAAGCTCTGGGTGAACCTCAAGTCTCCAGTGACCTACAAAATGGATGACATTCCCATGGCCTCCTGGCTGTTGGGTTTGCTCTCTCTTATCCTTGTTGTGATCATCAATGAGACTGTCAAACTCCATGAAATCAG